From Rhodohalobacter mucosus:
GTGCATTGGTTTACTAAATTATTTTAGATTTATGCCTGTAATCTAAAGAATCAGCAGGATAGTTCAAGGTTTTAAACAACTCCAAAACAGATAATAAGTGACGGTAAGGGGGTGGGCCTCCGGGAAAGTCACATTACAAAATGCCTGTCCTTTCAGGGCATGTGCCGTTCAGCCTCCGCAACAAACCTGCGTGCATCCCGCCTGCGGAAGTCTTCCATAACCTTTCGGTCATTCACTTCCATTTCGCCAAAGAGGTCTTTGCCGTCCAGGTCTTTAATCACAAGCCGCCCCTCAGCGATATATACATCACTTATTTCGGTAAAAGGTATGGCAATTGCACGGTCGAGCATGGTTCTCACGCCGCTGCTCACCATCGATTTAATGACGGTGGCAAAATGGGAGTCATCCGGTTCTTTGCTGGTCTCAGCATCCAGTTCTTCCCGCAAGTTGGTCATAAACGAATCGCTGAACTGAATAACAATACTCTTTTCTGCGATCATAAAATCAATGGAGCCCTCGCGGGTCGTCATGGCATAATCCGTGTCGGAATGGGCCATTCGATCGACAAGCTCGGCATCTTCTCCGTAATTGTCTTCACTGAATACAACACCCTGTGCCCTGGGTACAGAAAGGGCGCAGAGAAAAATAATTGGAATAAGAATGGCTGCTCTGGATTTATTTGACTTCATATTCGTAAGGTATAGTTGGTTGACTGTACTTAGATCCGGTCAACTCTACGGAAACCATGGATTACAGTTTCATATATTCAGAATTTTTATTGCAGGGATGAGCATTGGGTCTTGAGATGAAAAACCCGTTTCTTTGGATGCGTAACGCGTATACCAGTTCAACATAACCCGATTTATCTCTATATGGAGGATAGCGGCGACAATAAGCCCGATAAGATGTTTACGGAAGAGGACCTGAACCTGAGCTCCAGGGAGCTGTTGGGAATGTCGCTTGGGTCTATGGTTCTCTACCTGTTTATAGCCACGCTTCTATACTATTTTGTTATCGGAGAGAGCCTTTTGTCTGTCTTTTTTACCGGGAAACCGATTGTTGAACAGCTGCTTACGGGATTGGGTGCGGGTGTGGCCTCCGCGCTTGTCATTCTTTTCTTCTCTACGCGTCCGCCCATGAGTAAAGTGCTCGACGACTTTATGATATTCAGAATTATTTCACGTGCAGAATTTACCCTTTTCGACAAGGTTCAGATCTCCCTTTTCGCCGGTGCGGGAGAGGAAATCCTGTTCAGGGGCACCATTCAGCCGCTGATCGGTATCTGGCTCACCTCCGTGCTCTTCATCGCCATTCACGGGTACATCAGTATCAAATCGGCCGGACATATTTTGTTTACGGTGCTCCTGCTCGGGCTCAGCGTGATGCTCGGTTTTCTGTTTGAGCTTTCGGGTATTGTAGCGGCCATGACGGCGCATGCGGTTTATGACCTGGTGATGCTTTTCTGGGCCGGGAAACGACAGGAACAGATTTCCGGGTAGAGAAGGCCGGTACGCTTTGTGTTGTCTTTATCCTCAGATTCTGTTAATTATATACCGTCCTGTTTGAGGCTCCGACTTTCAACCTAACTTATCTCTTATGCGAAAGCTGATCAGATCCCTATTCATTCTTATTCCTGGTATTCTTGCCGTACCAACTCTCTTGTGGGCGCAAACCGCGACCGTTACCGTCACGCCTGCCGAGCTGAGGCTGGATGTGGGAGAAAAAGTACAGCTCACGGCTCAGATCACCGATGAAAACGGCAATCCGGTTGACGGAGAAATCCGTTTCTTTTCCCGCGCACGCCGCGACATGCCGGTGAGCAGATCGGGCGAAGCGACGGCGATGAAGCCCGGTTCCTA
This genomic window contains:
- a CDS encoding CPBP family intramembrane glutamic endopeptidase, whose amino-acid sequence is MEDSGDNKPDKMFTEEDLNLSSRELLGMSLGSMVLYLFIATLLYYFVIGESLLSVFFTGKPIVEQLLTGLGAGVASALVILFFSTRPPMSKVLDDFMIFRIISRAEFTLFDKVQISLFAGAGEEILFRGTIQPLIGIWLTSVLFIAIHGYISIKSAGHILFTVLLLGLSVMLGFLFELSGIVAAMTAHAVYDLVMLFWAGKRQEQISG